A window of Rufibacter sp. LB8 contains these coding sequences:
- a CDS encoding pyridoxal phosphate-dependent aminotransferase: MSTSFKSKLPHVGTTIFTTMSQLAQQHGAINLSQGFPDFDCAPELVDLVTDAMRQGFNQYAPSIGLPNLREQISLKTQRLYGHTTDPNSQITVTSGATEALFAAITAVVRPGDEVIVLEPCYDSYVPAIELNGGVPVFVPLTFPDFSIDWQRVKEKLTSKTRLLIINSPHNPSGAILSAQDLQELKALAHAHPFLIISDEVYEHMVFDGNQHLSLLTEPALAERSFVISSFGKTFHTTGWKVGYCIAPAHLTSEFRKVHQYLTFSTATPFQQALATYLERPEPYLSLPAFYQQKRDLFTELLRPSRFELLPSAGTYFQLARYHQISDLPEVDFAQWLTKEAGVAVIPVSVFYHDQTDHRVVRFCFAKKVETLKAAADRLVRL; this comes from the coding sequence ATGAGCACGTCTTTTAAGAGTAAACTGCCCCACGTGGGCACCACCATTTTCACCACCATGAGCCAGCTGGCGCAGCAGCACGGGGCCATCAACCTCTCGCAGGGCTTCCCAGATTTTGACTGCGCGCCAGAACTGGTAGATTTGGTGACAGATGCCATGCGCCAAGGCTTCAACCAGTACGCGCCTAGCATTGGCTTGCCCAACCTGCGGGAACAGATCAGCTTGAAAACCCAGCGCCTCTACGGTCACACCACCGACCCCAACTCGCAGATCACGGTCACCTCTGGCGCCACCGAGGCCCTGTTTGCCGCCATTACCGCCGTGGTGCGGCCGGGGGATGAAGTCATTGTCCTGGAGCCGTGTTATGACAGTTATGTTCCGGCCATTGAGCTGAACGGCGGCGTGCCCGTATTTGTCCCGCTCACCTTCCCAGACTTTAGTATTGACTGGCAGCGGGTGAAAGAAAAGCTGACTTCTAAAACCAGGTTGCTGATTATCAATTCGCCGCATAACCCCAGCGGGGCCATTTTGAGCGCGCAAGATTTGCAGGAACTTAAGGCCCTGGCGCATGCGCATCCGTTTCTGATCATTAGTGATGAGGTCTACGAGCACATGGTCTTTGACGGAAACCAGCACCTGAGTTTGTTGACGGAGCCAGCATTGGCGGAGCGGAGTTTTGTGATCTCGTCCTTCGGGAAGACGTTTCATACCACCGGCTGGAAAGTTGGTTACTGCATCGCGCCCGCGCACCTGACTTCTGAGTTTAGAAAAGTGCACCAGTACCTCACCTTCAGCACGGCCACACCGTTTCAGCAGGCCCTGGCCACGTATTTAGAAAGGCCCGAACCGTATCTTTCTTTACCTGCTTTCTACCAACAGAAACGCGATTTGTTTACTGAACTGCTGCGGCCCAGTCGGTTTGAGTTATTGCCCAGCGCAGGCACCTATTTCCAGCTGGCCCGCTACCACCAGATATCTGATCTACCCGAGGTGGACTTTGCGCAGTGGCTCACCAAAGAGGCGGGCGTGGCGGTAATTCCGGTCTCCGTGTTCTACCATGACCAGACAGACCACCGCGTGGTGCGCTTCTGCTTCGCCAAAAAAGTCGAAACGTTAAAAGCCGCCGCAGATAGATTGGTGAGGTTGTAA
- a CDS encoding PAS domain-containing protein produces MNSSPIPATNSDVLSVFRALPGLYLILSPELLIVEASEAYLQATFKDRSIIGHYLFEIFPDNPDALQAQGELNLKQSLEHVLAHKAPHQMPLQRYDVTRSAERGGGFEEKYWLPHNKPVLDTNGQVLYLIHTVEDVTQQQKYEQETERQARQAQENMERFQLLAMATNDVIWDWNLADDTIWWNNGFKTIFGYQTVEKYINSWYGRIHLDDRERVVHGIHDAIDNGKKNWQDEYRFRKADGSYAEVFDRGIIARDDTGRPLRMIGAMLDLTEKNRYAAELQASHARLNQILDALPHMTFTSRPDGYVDYYSQRWYDFLGGTRETLTGWGWEDYIHPEDLDSTISGWRHCLATGTPYMVENRWRAQATGEYRWFLVRGMPVRDSEGAITMWVGSYTDIHDQKKTQLALQESTQHFKFLADSMPQLVWTTDPNGFHDYFNQQWVDYTGYDVETSKGTQMWNDILHPDDQVRTSERWQISLQTGKPYEVEYRFRRAADGEWRWFLGRALPLLDADGKIVRWFGTCTDIEDQKRHEELMEQTNRELRSINEDLDSFVYTASHDLKLPIINMAGIFKELTSHATFHDPDAPLLITMFEKSLTQINATISDLAEIVKVQKSINAQREVVPLQDLVEEVTFSIKDMVKSSNASIKTDFSEADSLVFSRVNLKSIFYNLISNAIKYQSVDRTPEIMLSTEKQDGFVVLTIKDNGMGIDMERHGHKLFQMFKRFHSHVSGSGLGLYIINRIIQKNNGRIEVSSQVGKGTTFQIYFPTVSE; encoded by the coding sequence ATGAACTCTTCACCAATCCCTGCCACCAACTCAGACGTCCTTTCGGTGTTCAGGGCCTTGCCGGGGCTATACCTCATCTTGTCACCGGAACTGCTCATTGTAGAGGCCAGCGAGGCGTACCTGCAGGCCACCTTCAAAGACCGTTCTATCATAGGCCATTATCTGTTTGAGATTTTCCCAGACAATCCAGACGCGCTTCAGGCGCAAGGCGAATTGAACCTTAAGCAGTCTCTGGAACACGTGCTGGCGCACAAAGCCCCGCACCAGATGCCCCTGCAGCGCTATGATGTGACCCGTTCTGCTGAGCGCGGCGGCGGTTTTGAGGAGAAATACTGGCTGCCCCACAACAAACCGGTGCTAGATACCAACGGGCAGGTGCTCTACCTCATTCACACCGTGGAAGACGTGACCCAGCAGCAGAAGTACGAGCAGGAAACGGAGCGGCAGGCCCGGCAGGCGCAGGAAAACATGGAACGCTTCCAACTGCTGGCCATGGCCACCAATGACGTGATCTGGGACTGGAACCTGGCAGATGACACCATTTGGTGGAATAACGGCTTCAAAACTATTTTTGGTTACCAAACCGTTGAGAAATACATTAACTCATGGTACGGCCGCATTCACCTGGATGACCGTGAGCGCGTGGTGCACGGCATTCATGACGCCATAGACAACGGCAAGAAGAACTGGCAAGATGAATACCGGTTCAGAAAGGCAGACGGCAGCTACGCCGAAGTATTTGACCGCGGCATTATTGCCCGTGATGACACCGGCCGGCCCTTGCGCATGATTGGAGCCATGCTGGATCTCACCGAGAAAAACCGCTACGCCGCTGAACTCCAGGCGTCGCATGCCCGCCTGAACCAGATTCTTGACGCCCTGCCGCACATGACCTTCACCTCCCGCCCAGACGGGTACGTGGATTATTACAGCCAGCGTTGGTATGATTTTCTGGGCGGCACCCGTGAGACCCTGACCGGCTGGGGCTGGGAAGACTACATTCACCCAGAAGACCTGGACAGCACCATTTCGGGTTGGCGACATTGCCTGGCCACCGGCACGCCGTACATGGTGGAGAACCGCTGGCGCGCGCAAGCCACTGGCGAATACCGCTGGTTTCTGGTGCGGGGCATGCCCGTGCGAGATTCTGAAGGTGCCATTACCATGTGGGTGGGCTCATACACAGACATCCATGACCAGAAAAAGACGCAGCTGGCTTTGCAGGAGAGTACCCAGCACTTCAAGTTCCTGGCCGACAGCATGCCCCAACTGGTCTGGACCACAGACCCCAACGGTTTCCATGACTACTTCAACCAGCAATGGGTAGACTACACCGGCTATGACGTAGAAACCAGCAAAGGCACCCAGATGTGGAATGACATCCTGCACCCAGATGACCAGGTGCGCACCTCTGAGCGTTGGCAGATTTCTCTGCAGACCGGCAAACCTTATGAGGTGGAGTACCGGTTCAGGCGGGCGGCAGACGGCGAGTGGCGGTGGTTTCTGGGCCGGGCGCTGCCCCTGCTTGACGCAGACGGCAAGATTGTGCGCTGGTTTGGCACCTGTACAGACATTGAGGACCAGAAACGCCATGAAGAGCTCATGGAACAGACCAACCGGGAACTGCGCAGCATCAATGAAGACCTGGACAGCTTTGTCTACACGGCCTCCCATGACTTAAAGCTGCCCATCATCAACATGGCCGGTATTTTCAAGGAACTCACGAGCCACGCCACCTTCCATGACCCAGACGCGCCGCTGCTCATCACCATGTTTGAGAAATCGCTCACGCAGATCAACGCCACCATCTCAGACCTGGCCGAGATTGTGAAAGTACAGAAGAGCATCAATGCCCAGCGCGAGGTCGTTCCCCTGCAGGATTTGGTGGAAGAGGTGACCTTCAGCATCAAAGACATGGTCAAGAGTTCAAACGCCAGCATCAAGACAGATTTCTCTGAGGCAGATTCGCTGGTTTTCTCCCGGGTCAACCTCAAGAGCATTTTCTACAACCTCATCAGCAACGCCATCAAGTACCAGTCGGTAGACCGCACCCCAGAAATCATGCTAAGCACAGAGAAGCAAGACGGATTTGTGGTGCTCACCATCAAAGACAACGGCATGGGCATAGACATGGAGCGCCACGGACACAAGTTGTTCCAGATGTTCAAGCGGTTCCACAGCCACGTGTCCGGCTCCGGGCTGGGCCTCTACATCATCAACAGAATTATTCAGAAGAACAACGGCCGTATTGAGGTCAGCAGCCAGGTGGGCAAAGGCACCACTTTCCAGATTTATTTCCCTACCGTTTCAGAATAA
- a CDS encoding uracil-DNA glycosylase family protein: MLQELLTQIRACQMCAAHLPHGPRPIVRASATARLLVVGQAPGTKVHASGIPWDDQSGKRLRLWLGLTPDEFYDETHVAIMPTGFCYPGTGPSGDLPPRPECATHWHPQLLPLLPNIQLTLLIGNYAQKAFLGTSAKPTLTQTVEAWRDYLPRYLPLPHPSPRNIAWFKRHPWFEHEVIPTLQEIVNSTLNQ; this comes from the coding sequence ATGCTACAGGAATTACTTACCCAAATACGCGCGTGCCAGATGTGTGCTGCGCATTTACCCCATGGCCCTAGGCCCATTGTGCGGGCAAGTGCCACAGCGCGCCTCTTGGTGGTGGGGCAGGCGCCGGGCACCAAAGTCCACGCGTCGGGCATTCCCTGGGACGACCAGAGCGGCAAGCGCCTGCGGCTTTGGCTGGGGCTCACGCCCGATGAATTCTATGACGAAACCCACGTGGCCATCATGCCCACCGGCTTCTGCTACCCCGGCACCGGCCCCAGCGGCGACCTTCCGCCCCGCCCCGAATGCGCCACGCACTGGCACCCGCAACTTTTGCCGCTGCTGCCCAACATCCAGCTCACTTTGTTGATTGGAAATTACGCGCAGAAAGCTTTTCTGGGAACTTCGGCGAAGCCCACCCTCACCCAAACCGTGGAAGCCTGGCGCGACTACCTGCCCCGGTATTTGCCCCTGCCCCATCCCTCGCCGCGCAACATTGCCTGGTTCAAACGGCACCCATGGTTTGAGCACGAAGTGATTCCCACGCTCCAGGAGATTGTGAACAGTACTCTTAACCAATAA
- a CDS encoding HYR domain-containing protein, whose amino-acid sequence MTAPTATDGCSGTITATTSGPTTFATQGTHTVTWTYTDAAGNKTTQEQTVVIKDVTPPVISGPFNITVNADPNTCGAKVTYTTPSATDNCGNGNLPTSIPGYTYKGNFGGHAYFISNTATTPEDAHAKAIALGGHLVTISNSQENAFVSAMSPFYIWIGHTDRAVEGQYKWVTSEPVSYTNWNAGEPNNAGGGQGEDWAVINWGPNGTWNDWFYTATAFYVVEFEGGAIPATQVAGIGSGNVFPVGTTTEKWQAVDAGGNVSTVSFTVTVVDNQAPVPTLATLPVVNAECSVTVTAPIALDACKGTITATTNNPLTYTAQGTYTITWTYNDGNGNSVSQSQQVVVKDVTPPVMAAPVKVTAFAEVGKCGAAVALSSPATSDNCSVASVTNNAPAFFPVGTTTVTWTVKDINGLVSTATQEVVVVDNQAPVFAAISNVAVNTDNNVCGAAVTYATPVATDNCAVTTVQIAGLPSASVFPVGATVNTFKATDASGNTSTVSFTVTVTDRQAPAFASIADVAVNTDQDVCGAMVTYVTPVATDNCEVSTVQTAGLASGSVFPVGTTTNTFVATDASGNISTISFKVTVTDKQAPYALAKNISVTLVNGSATISAADVNNGSYDACGIASMSVSRTSFDCSSVTAASTSKEYTVILTVTDVNGNVSSTTAVVTVIGTKPVTSIAVSRTDNTNTGVNTAKTIFLGYGAQSLTLTASNATSAAGATTYSWSPAAGLSSTTAANPVFTPTSAGTYTFTVTATNEFGCSSTATETITVVDARCSAGKSGRMDKVLVCHKGQEICIDASGVAAHLAHGCTIGSCSGTIAVTKSSSLSMAEATGTSTVDVYPNPAIGTVNISVSFGSNAAYTLEVYDLKGSLVTAVSAGTGTEGASKSYDLDLSKYRAGMYLVKLSTESGVITKRLVVAN is encoded by the coding sequence GTGACAGCGCCAACGGCAACTGATGGTTGCTCTGGCACTATTACGGCTACTACCTCGGGTCCAACCACATTTGCCACGCAGGGAACTCATACCGTAACCTGGACTTACACAGATGCCGCTGGAAACAAAACCACGCAGGAGCAGACAGTGGTAATCAAAGATGTAACCCCTCCGGTTATCTCTGGACCATTTAACATCACGGTAAACGCTGATCCTAACACATGCGGAGCCAAGGTAACGTATACCACCCCGTCCGCTACTGATAATTGTGGGAATGGTAATTTGCCAACCTCTATACCAGGATATACCTATAAAGGAAATTTCGGCGGACATGCCTATTTCATTTCTAATACGGCTACTACGCCAGAAGATGCCCATGCCAAAGCCATTGCCTTAGGTGGGCACCTGGTGACTATCAGCAACTCTCAGGAAAACGCCTTTGTCTCAGCTATGAGTCCTTTTTACATTTGGATTGGGCATACTGATAGGGCAGTGGAAGGCCAGTATAAATGGGTAACAAGTGAGCCTGTCTCTTACACTAATTGGAATGCGGGGGAGCCTAACAATGCAGGCGGTGGTCAAGGCGAAGACTGGGCAGTTATCAACTGGGGGCCAAACGGCACCTGGAATGATTGGTTCTACACGGCTACCGCTTTTTATGTAGTAGAATTTGAAGGAGGCGCTATTCCGGCCACGCAAGTGGCGGGTATAGGAAGTGGCAATGTGTTCCCGGTAGGTACTACTACTGAGAAATGGCAAGCCGTAGACGCTGGCGGAAACGTGTCAACTGTTTCTTTCACAGTAACCGTAGTGGACAACCAAGCCCCAGTGCCCACATTGGCTACCTTGCCGGTAGTGAACGCAGAGTGTTCTGTAACCGTAACAGCGCCTATAGCCCTTGATGCCTGCAAAGGTACCATCACGGCTACCACCAATAACCCTTTAACCTACACGGCCCAGGGAACCTACACTATAACCTGGACTTACAATGACGGCAACGGCAACAGCGTCAGTCAGAGCCAGCAAGTGGTGGTGAAAGATGTAACCCCTCCAGTCATGGCCGCTCCGGTAAAGGTGACTGCTTTTGCTGAAGTTGGTAAATGCGGAGCTGCGGTAGCACTTTCTAGCCCTGCTACTTCTGATAACTGCAGCGTGGCTTCTGTGACTAATAATGCACCAGCCTTCTTCCCGGTTGGTACTACTACTGTGACCTGGACTGTGAAAGATATAAATGGTCTGGTTTCTACAGCTACCCAAGAGGTAGTGGTAGTAGACAACCAAGCTCCTGTATTCGCTGCCATTTCTAATGTAGCGGTCAACACAGACAATAACGTTTGTGGTGCTGCTGTAACCTATGCTACGCCAGTTGCTACTGACAATTGCGCAGTGACAACCGTACAAATTGCCGGTTTGCCCTCAGCTTCTGTTTTCCCGGTAGGGGCAACGGTCAACACGTTCAAAGCAACTGATGCTTCTGGCAACACCAGCACTGTCAGCTTCACAGTGACTGTTACAGACAGACAAGCCCCTGCGTTTGCATCAATTGCGGATGTGGCGGTCAACACTGACCAAGATGTGTGTGGAGCCATGGTAACGTATGTGACCCCGGTGGCCACTGACAACTGCGAAGTAAGCACCGTGCAGACGGCAGGTTTGGCTTCTGGTTCTGTGTTCCCGGTAGGTACTACCACCAACACGTTTGTAGCCACTGATGCCTCTGGCAACATCAGCACCATCAGTTTCAAAGTAACCGTAACTGACAAGCAGGCACCTTACGCATTGGCTAAGAACATCTCCGTTACGTTGGTCAACGGATCAGCTACCATCAGCGCGGCAGATGTGAACAATGGCTCTTATGACGCATGTGGCATTGCCTCTATGTCGGTGAGCAGAACCAGTTTTGACTGTTCCTCTGTAACAGCTGCCAGCACTTCTAAAGAGTATACAGTTATCTTGACGGTGACAGATGTAAATGGCAATGTGTCTTCTACCACCGCGGTGGTAACGGTTATTGGCACCAAGCCAGTAACGTCTATAGCGGTAAGCAGAACAGACAACACCAACACGGGGGTGAACACGGCCAAGACTATTTTCCTGGGATATGGCGCGCAAAGCCTCACCTTGACGGCTTCAAACGCTACCTCGGCGGCAGGAGCTACTACCTACAGCTGGTCACCAGCCGCTGGCTTAAGCAGCACTACAGCCGCAAACCCAGTCTTCACCCCAACGTCGGCGGGTACCTACACCTTCACGGTAACGGCTACCAACGAGTTCGGCTGCAGCTCTACGGCCACTGAAACCATTACGGTGGTAGATGCCCGCTGCAGCGCTGGCAAAAGCGGAAGAATGGACAAAGTGCTGGTTTGCCACAAAGGCCAGGAAATCTGCATTGACGCCAGCGGCGTAGCGGCTCATCTGGCCCACGGGTGCACCATTGGCAGCTGCTCTGGTACCATTGCGGTCACCAAATCATCGTCTTTGAGCATGGCAGAGGCCACGGGTACCTCAACTGTTGACGTGTATCCTAACCCAGCCATTGGGACCGTGAACATTAGCGTGTCCTTCGGAAGCAATGCTGCTTATACCCTGGAAGTATATGACCTCAAAGGCAGCCTGGTGACGGCGGTGAGTGCTGGCACAGGAACGGAAGGCGCTTCTAAGAGCTATGACCTTGACCTGAGCAAGTACCGCGCAGGCATGTACCTGGTGAAGCTTTCCACTGAAAGCGGCGTGATCACCAAACGCTTGGTGGTCGCTAACTAG